A segment of the Prochlorococcus marinus CUG1416 genome:
TAAAATGGCATACAGGTAATTTTGGCATTATTAATTTGCAACCTTTTTACTCGATATTTCTTGGTATAGCTTCAATAATCTCAATAATATCTGGCGTTAAACTATTACAAAAAAAATCTTAGATATATTCTAAGCCTGGCCAAAATCTAACTAATTAATACTATTTGCGCCGCCACTTACTAAGAAAATTATCGCTCCTAGTGCCATTGTTGCTACACCCATATAAGGGTATTTCTTAATTCTTGATTTAGTAATTGGAAGCCATGAAAGGTATCTATCAGACTTATTTAATTCATTTTTTTGTCTAGGTGGCAATCCTAATTCTTCTCTTCTTTTAGCTTCGCCCATAATCTTAAATTTGTTTATTTATCAATATTAAAAATTATGTTCTACACCTGCGAGTTAACTTTATTAAAAACAGAGGTCCTTTATAGATAAACAAATTATTTAAAATTTATTTAGCCTTCTTTAAATATAGATTCTTTGTATTTGCCTGATCTGATGTAAATAACAAAATTAAGATGGTTCCAACTAGAAATGAAAAAATCATTGTCAAACCAATAACTTCAACCATTTCAATAGGCAGATAATTTAGAAACATTAATGAATAGATATCTTATCTTAAAATTAGCAATTGTATTTTTTTATGTAAAGTAAGTATTCCTCCTTAAATTTCGAAAAGAACTTTCTGAGACTTTTTAATCTTTATTTATTTTTATTTGCGAGATAAATCTAGTTCTAGCCGATCACAATTTTCTTACTTAGCTATTCCTATTTTCTTAAGCAATTTCAGGTAAGGCAAGGTCCAATTACCAAAGGTAAAAGAGATAGTCGTATTTTTTGTAGTTGGTGATAATGACTTAGAACGTCTATGGGCTAATTTAGAAAATATCTTAATAGTCTCTGCTTCTAGATTATCCATATACAATTTTTTTTGAACACCTCGATCTTTCTTTTGGGGCAAATAATTTTCTATAAACCATAAAACTTGATCTAAATTTGATTTATTGGGTAAGGTTTTAATTTGTTTATTTTTCTTTTTAAACATATTTATTTAACTATTAATTACTGAATTAAATTTGCCATTTATAAAATTTAAATCAATAGTAAAAGAATCAAAATTATGTTCTTTTTAATAATCGATAATCGAAAAAATAAATTAATAATTACCTTGTTTTTATAAAAATAAAAAAAGGGGGATAAATCCCCCTCCTATTGATCAGTTTAAAAAAAAAATTTAATTTTTTGAGTTTTTAAATTTCATTTCTTTTTGTGTTTTCTTGATTCTTTCTTCAAAGACGGATCTTCTGTATGGAGTAACTTCTCCACTTTTAGTTGCCAAAAGTTGGGCTTGATATAGCCTATTGGCTTTTTTGATTTTTTCTCTTATTTGTAAGAGGTTATTCATGGTCTTTTGCAGTTAATGAGAATCCCGTTCCCTACTCCCATATCATGCGTCCAGAGATATAAACTTGGATGAACGTTAATGAACGATAACATCTTCAAAAAAATTCCGCGAGAGTAATTTTTACTAATTATTTTCTCAAAATAAGGACTTTATTAATTGGAAAAAAAATATTTTAATATTTAGTACATTAGGATAAGAAAATAGTCTGAGAGCCATCATTTTTATTCTGAATAACTATTTTTTTATTTGGGAATATATCTGATAATATTTTCTTCAAATTTGAATCATCTGAAGAAATTTCATTTTCAATGTTTTTTGAATTAATTTTCCAATTTGCATCTACAAATAATTCTTTATCATCATTTTTTTTTATCTCAACTGATGTCTTATTTATAATCTTAAGTAACAATTCGGAATCATAATCTTTAAATTCTTCAGGGCTCTC
Coding sequences within it:
- a CDS encoding DUF2839 family protein — protein: MGEAKRREELGLPPRQKNELNKSDRYLSWLPITKSRIKKYPYMGVATMALGAIIFLVSGGANSIN